The Helianthus annuus cultivar XRQ/B chromosome 15, HanXRQr2.0-SUNRISE, whole genome shotgun sequence genomic sequence ACCGTCaagaaccaccaccaccatggTCTACCACCCCAAGAACCCGAACACCTCCCATGCCCACGGTGCGACTCCACCAACACCAAATTCTGCTACTACAACAACTACAACTTCTCTCAACCTCGTCACTTCTGCAAAGCGTGCCGCAGGTACTGGACCCAGGGCGGCACGCTTCGCGACATCCCGGTTGGTGGTGGCAGTCGGAAGAATGCTAAACGTCAACGTGTCTCCAGTAACACGTCACGTGACATTCTTCCATCTGTCACCACTAACCCGATGTTCATGTCGTTCGGTGGGGCTCCTGTAGCCACACCGAACAACAGTTTTACCTCGCTTTTGAGTGGATCTCATACCCCCGGGTTTTTCGGGGCTGAAGTTTGTGGGTTTGATCCAGAAGTGAATTTTGGGCTTGGAAGAACAATTTGGCCGTTTTCTGGTATCAGTGGCGGCGTTAACGTTGGTGCTAATACCAACGTTAACGCCGCCGCGGGCGGTGACGAGAGTGGGTGGCAGGTAGAGGGTGGAGATTGTTTTGTGGTGCCGGAACTTGCGATTTCTACACCGGGGAATGCAATGAAAATAGAGTAACGTTTGGTAGTGATATTATTATAGGATGTCTAAAATCTTATtatgtatttattttattattatcaaCTCTATTTAGTATGAGAATTTTAAGTTCGAAAAGTGAAAACCATTgtagtgtttttaatttttaatgaaaTACAACTTTATTTACTGTCATGTTTTACCCCTTGCACATAGTTCTTTAGTTATATTTCCTTCAATTATTTTTTAAATTGCTTTATTCAGTTTGAATGGATGATGTAAGTATGGTTAGAACATGAGAGtgaatataaataaaatgatttaTATCATGAATAATCGTGATTTCTTGATTGAGAACATGTGATACAAGTGTTGTAACGattcttatgatttttaaggaTATTGTTTTCTAAAACAAAGTTTGATTCATGATTTAGTGTCACGCTAAGATTATGAAGTATGGAGGGGTTTGGGTTGGGGGCATTGTTCGATACGTGGGGAGGGTGAGATCCACAAGGTAATACTCAAAAACTAGTGATGTGGTATGGTGTGGCTTAGCTTGGCGTGGTCAGACatgtggatttttttttttttttggtttggcaaTGGCTACCCTAACTGCTAGATTGAACCAGCCATGTCACCCGACCCTCCCATACCAAAGAGGCTTGTCCGGAATGGAGCAGCCGACATTGAACCCAAACCTCCATCTCAACCTACGCCCGACACCCCACAGTCTAATTTTATACTTCTATCTACCACTTGAGTACTTGGTAAACTTTAGGTTAATGTATTTGTCGTGTGCTATATTAAATCCtagttttttaggctttttaatatcaacaaaacaaaataaaaatgcAAAAAACTCGACTATGTAATatcaacaaaacaaaataaaaatgtaAGAAACTAGAGCATGTGAGACAATTGATAATTAGAACAGCCGCATTATAAGGTTGTTGGACTCACCGACACTCAGGGTTGTTTCTTTATATTTTAATGATTCAAACATTTTACTGATTCGGTACTTAATAGTTCTGACTATTTGTTTcacaagcagatgtctgaatTATTTAGACatttgaatggttaagcattatactgagtctgaatggttaagatctctaatctaaattggtcagacatttgactctgaatggttaaacattatactagctcttaatagttcagaactcttactggttcagcacttaatggttcagacctcttactctTACTAATTCAGTACTTAACctttcagaagttgccaaacagccccttaggtGGAAGATAGGGAGTTAGCAATGCTAACATGGCGATGAGAGAACTTGAGAAGGGTTCGGTACGTAGAACCTCATATATGTGAGCAATATAGGAGAGTGGAAAGATGCGTAGTGTGTGAAAGAGGACATAGAAGTTGTGTGGTATGTGAAGCAAACTTTGGGCAGTCCGATGAAAAGACATTTATGAACCTCTCGGCTCTGGATGGTCCGACGAGAAGAAATCTATGAACCTCACGACTACAATTGATCTTAAATCTTCTTTCATAATAGTCTTTATTAACTTAGCATGAGATGCCCTCGTAACTTTCTATTTCTTTAGTGGAATCCTCTCCAACCCTTAAAGCTCCTTTGTTGATACTTGTAAACGTGGGCTAGCCCACTTGTTAAAGGTATAAGCTTTTTAGAATGGAGATTCTAGGTTCAAACCTAGGCAAGAGTGATTAATCTAATATTATTGGTGTAATAGAATAGAGCTCATTATCTCGCGTTGTTATTAAAAAACATAAGTGatattttaaaatttattaaTTCATGTttgaaaattattaaaaaaacataagTGATATTTTAGTTTATGTCGTGTTGGGGCTCTTCCGTTCAAGTACCTCACCATGTTGGTAGGCGCTAATATGAATAGAATAGCAAACTGGAAGTCGGTGGTGGATCGCTTCAATGCAAGGCTCTCTAGATGGAAAGAGAAGTGTCTCTCTTTGACGGGGAGGGTTACTTTGGCAAAGGCGGTGTTAGGTAGTTTACcgtaaacctttcgtaaaccatttgagtttgttaaaattcatttgcaacatggtttagaaatatgaattTTCTTTCATCGAAATATTGTGtacttttgcaaaacttgcatgtctttccacccccgaaaacattttacaaaatgtaaaaccgtaaaaagtgggggttatgaactcacctcgaTATCCTTGTGCAAAACTAGCTTAACATGATTCCATAAAGTCATTTCCAAAAACGTAAACTCGCTAGCATGCAATCTATGTCATTCCTATCAAGGAATAACTTATaattttctaataaaatattttagttaaactacgtgtcaccgagctctaccgaatcgttaaccatACGATTCTATGAAAGTGTTGTTAATTCAATTAGGAACAATATCTATAATTGTTTAATCGCATTTATTGTTGGTGATAAATACTAAGTGTAAGTGTTTCCAAGTGATTTAGaatctatatatttatataataatttaaatatattaataGAATCGTGTTAGTCGTCTCAAATGATCGTGCGTGGATGTAAACAAGtgtttgtataaaaattaatacACGTCGTAAACCCACATATTGTATTCATGCGGTTTTCAAATAATCGTCAAATACTTAAATGAAATAACGACACGACTTGTCGTAGTTTTCGTagaatatatatgtgtgtgtatatatatatatacacgtcaTGTAGCCAAAGTAATAATCCCGCATCTCGTGGATAATTAACGTAATGATTATATATAGTTGTATGCTTGTTATGATCAACTTCGTTTGTTTGTTATCAAAATGAGTCAGGTAATAAGGTATGTGAAGATCGTACGGTATCACATCATATTTCGTTTAgacgtttaaaataaatatatatagttatatttattttataaacttttcAAGTTGTgaacgtttgaaataaatatatatgattatatttattttatataattgcCGAATTCcaaacgtttgaaataaatatacataactatatttattttaaacaaatTTCCGAGTTCTAGACGATTGAAATGAATATGAGTAATTATAGTTATTTTATAGAAATTTCCGAGTCTGGTTAACTTGTAAACCACGCTCGTTGAAACGTTATCAACTTGTTTGGCGAGTTATAAAGAGTTGTCGAAAATAGATATAcacatatatttattttataaaatacttTGAATCCCGATGGATTTCGTTTTTATAATACAACACACTTCGTATTACGGATTTTTACAAAAAATGGggagagtttcctctgtttttggacgatcctgACAATGCAAGTTGTCGATAAAATTTCAAAACGCAACCCTTTCAAAAACAAACATCATATACAATAAATATTATATGTCTCATACTTAGATAACGATGTCACAATTTTTACGTTTTATACAAATAtcccattgtgtgtgtgtgtgtatatatatatatatatatatatatatatatatatatatatatatatatatatatatatatatatatatatatatatataggggaccgctaaaatgaaaaccacctccagttgtaagaaccatgagaactttttgatccggggcgagttggaccaaaatttttttcataaacgtagatgcgtgtattataaacacatttataaaaaaaattcaaaaaaaatgtcgtgtgtgtagttttgagcaccacaagtttgtgtttacgggtaccgtttacggtacccgtaaacacaaacttgtggtgctcaaactacacacacgacttttttttttaatttttttttacaaatgtgtttataatacacgcatctacgtttatgaaaaaaattttggtccaactcgccccgtacggtgtagttctcatggttcttacaactggaggtggtttttattttagcggtcccctatatatatatataaacatatgaaAACTTTCGCATAGTCGGTCGGTACGTGAATAATTTATGCCGGGATAATGTTTCTAATGCTTAAACTTTAATCGGTTGGGTTGAGCTCGGTTCAGGAAGAAAATTTTTAATAAGTATAAACTTATCTAAGCATGTGCGCCCGTTATACCTCGCCAGGTTGActtgttgactgagttgaccagCAATTGACCAGTTGACTTACATTGACCGGGTTAACTTggtgttgactgagttgacccggTGTTGAATGAGTTCTACCCGAGCCCAAACTGAACCGTTGACTTATGTTGACCGAAACCGCAGCTGAGTTGACCTGTTGACTAGCCTTGACTCGTTGTGTTATGAACCGATTTGCTCGAAAACACCCCAAACTGACCCGATCCAACTCGTAAACTGAACCGAAACATGACCTGATTGCTTATTTTTTTGTAACCCGAGCCAAACCAAACCCAATCCAGGAATATCACCACCACCACGACTGCCGTCGTCGGCAACCGCTGtacgaccaccaccaccgtcatgGTTGTCACAATCAACACCCGTTTTTTTGCTTCTTGTTACCCGAACCCCACAATAAACTGTAACAATGATCACTACCACCCCTGTTGCCGTCGTGGTCGTCATCAGCACCACCTTCACCGACCCCTAACCGCCCTAAAATTCTCGATGTTGCCACTGCCGTCATCATGGCCGATGACCAACCCCCATTCTGCGTCCAAATTCCCTGAAACGTAGAGAAGAATGGGTGTTTTTACTGGCGTGTACCGCGGCTGTCGGAGTCCACACCGTCGTCAAAATTGCTCGAATGGAAAAATGGAGGTCGAGTCCGTGCTCAGGAGGTGtgttttagggggggggggggtacacCTTTGGTCCGCTGTGCAATCTCGCCGAAAAAGTCACCGCCGCTGCCGCATGCGGCGTCGCCGCCATTCGGCGTCACCAGAGCATCACCGGCTCCGCCGGAGCTCCACTTCGTATCGCCGTCAGCTTCGCCAGCTGGAGTCCGGCCAATATCAGTCGAGGGAGAGAGAGATATATGCGGGTGCGTGTGTGCTTGGTTAAGGTTTCAAATGAGGGataagagcattctcatccaatccatcaaattatacatacatttcactaaaaaacaactcctatatcaatatatattcactaaaaacaaatactttttctctctccttttcaattaaataatattatcattacatttttctctctcctttactcacaaccactttcaatatatattaaaaaattatactgggtgaacagtgtccccccaaatatacagatgaatagtaacattttctctctcctctactcacaaccattttttataccctttataatataaaaactaccTCTCACACATTTTGAtggtttggatgagaatgctctaagAGGGGAAAAAGATGAATTTATAGGGTGGGGTTTTGTGAgttgggcccaaggcccattaGCCTAGTTCTAGTTGTTTACGTGGCCCAATGGCGTTTCTGAAGCTCGTTTTCGCACCCGAACTCGGTGAAGTGTCGTATAACATAATTTTAGAATTAAAACATGTGAAATAGGGTCGGTAGTCTATGTTTGATGCATTCGTTCCTCGGTTGCGTTAAAATCGCGTAAATCACTACGGTCGTCATTTCTATCCATTTTTCGATCCGGTTTCAACCGTGAATATAAAAATTCGAAAACAAAGCTACATATATCATAATATGTTAATATCGAGACGTAACTCGAGTCCGGTGCTTCCATTTCGTTGTCGGTGCGTTCCTGcagtcgcgtttttcgttcacgtaTGCGTTTTGTGACGTTCGAAAGCATGATATTTTTGCATAACCAAATTCATATGTATAAATTATACATGTAAAACTCGTGTTtttcggcgttgtcagtattttgtctGGTGTCAGTTTATTACCG encodes the following:
- the LOC110896424 gene encoding dof zinc finger protein DOF3.4; the encoded protein is MPSETSTHRPTTTVKNHHHHGLPPQEPEHLPCPRCDSTNTKFCYYNNYNFSQPRHFCKACRRYWTQGGTLRDIPVGGGSRKNAKRQRVSSNTSRDILPSVTTNPMFMSFGGAPVATPNNSFTSLLSGSHTPGFFGAEVCGFDPEVNFGLGRTIWPFSGISGGVNVGANTNVNAAAGGDESGWQVEGGDCFVVPELAISTPGNAMKIE